One genomic window of Glycine soja cultivar W05 chromosome 9, ASM419377v2, whole genome shotgun sequence includes the following:
- the LOC114367630 gene encoding F-box/FBD/LRR-repeat protein At1g78750-like: protein MEGKETEGMLKMTTDKRQQKRIRSDREDERDRLSELPDCVVLHIMEFMDTKYAVQTCVLSKRWKDLWKRLTYLGFNTTLFNNVVKFNKFVSRVLSGRDGSVSLLNLEFTRCGMAEPKLFNRLMKYAVLHNVQQFTVSLNLSFRQSFEFRPYIFSCESLTFLKLSFNSFDTSIVALPGSLNMPALKSLQLEAVSITARDNDYAEPFSTCNVLNTLILDGCSLHKDAKFLSISNSSLSSLTISGSFEGGAYKIALSTPNLSSLTVTGHNNHTISSACNLSFLEEVTIDTLGYTLFPNTDLLIISWLQVLTNVKILRLYSGTLLTILRDISNPVSVSTQPPCFVQLKSLILANQPSADISFDQLKRAVEYLLQNSPQRRID from the exons ATGGAAGGAAAAGAAACTGAGGGAATGTTGAAGATGACGACAGATAAGAGACAACAGAAGCGAATCAGAAGTGACAGAGAAGACGAAAGGGACAGGCTGAGTGAGTTGCCTGACTGTGTTGTGCTCCACATAATGGAATTTATGGACACAAAATATGCTGTACAGACTTGTGTCTTGTCTAAAAGATGGAAGGACCTTTGGAAGCGTCTAACTTATCTTGGATTCAATACAACCCTCTTTAACAATGTTgtcaaattcaacaaatttgTGTCTCGCGTTCTGTCTGGCCGAGATGGTTCAGTTTCCCTGCTCAATCTTGAATTCACGCGTTGCGGTATGGCAGAGCCCAAGCTCTTCAACAGGCTGATGAAATATGCTGTGCTGCACAATGTTCAGCAGTTTACAGTATCTCTAAATTTAAGCTTCAGACAGAGTTTCGAGTTTCGCCCCTACATCTTTTCCTGCGAGTCCTTGACATTTCTGAAGCTTTCATTTAATTCTTTTGACACCTCGATTGTAGCACTTCCAGGATCTCTGAACATGCCAGCATTAAAAAGCTTGCAACTTGAGGCTGTCTCTATTACTGCAAGGGACAATGACTATGCTGAGCCGTTTTCTACCTGTAATGTGCTGAATACTTTGATACTTGATGGTTGTTCGTTGCATAAAGATGCAAAATTCCTCTCTATATCAAATTCTAGCCTCTCTAGTTTGACCATAAGTGGTAGCTTTGAAGGAGGAGCTTACAAAATTGCGCTTTCTACTCCAAACCTTAGTTCTCTCACAGTCACGGGTCATAATAATCACACAATCTCCTCCGCATGCAATCTTTCTTTCCTTGAAGAAGTAACCATTGACACCCTTGGTTATACACTTTTTCCGAATACAGACTTACTCATCATAAGCTGGCTGCAAGTTCTCACCAATGTAAAGATACTGAGGCTCTATTCGGGTACCCTTCTGACAATACTACGG GATATATCAAATCCTGTTTCGGTGAGTACTCAGCCTCCCTGCTTTGTTCAATTGAAGTCATTGATTTTGGCGAACCAACCATCTGCAGATATATCTTTTGACCAACTAAAGAGAGCAGTGGAGTACCTACTTCAAAACTCTCCACAACGTAGAATTGATTAA